In Flammeovirgaceae bacterium 311, one DNA window encodes the following:
- a CDS encoding excinuclease ABC subunit A (COG0178 Excinuclease ATPase subunit) — MKQLTAVTPAPDILDNLDPRQYIIIKGAKVNNLKNLSVAIPRNKLVVVTGVSGSGKSSLAFDTLFAEGQRMYVESLSSYARQFLGRMEKPEVEYIRGVSPAIAIEQKVSTKNPRSTVGTTTEIYDYLKLLYARIGHTYSPVSGQEVQRDTVTSVVDYINRLPEGTRIMVLCPFVRHPERSLVADLKVLLSKGYTRIIANGETTFIEDLLEKPEKELAQMQFDLLIDRAAVDPGDEDLQFRLADSVQTAFFESHGDCIIEIPGAGLPGAGHPGAEAPTEARKQFSDRFELDGIQFEEPSVNLFTFNNPYGACKTCEGFGQILGIDPDLVIPDKSLSVYEGAIAPWRSEGKREDWLQPLLKNGIRFDFPIHRPYNELSPEEQQLLWDGNNYFDGINRFFKWVNTQMHKVQYRVLLSRYRGRTVCPECRGTRLRKDAHYVKLGVQPGQDPKTGKSVADLVLMPVGKLKAFFDELQLPPHEQKIAERLKKEVTNRLDYLIHVGLEYLTLNRVANTLSGGEFQRIKLSTSLGSALVGSMYILDEPSIGLHPRDTTRLVSVLELLRNLGNTVIVVEHEEEVMRTADQIIDIGPDAGTHGGELVFQGTLEELMEHGQTHTARYLSGKESIQVPRHRRQWRNSIWLRGCRENNLRNIDVQIPLEVVTCITGVSGSGKSTLVKKILYPSVGKLLGSVSEATGKFDKLEGDYKKVTQVEFVDQNPIGKSSRSNPVTYVKAYDAIRSLYADQALSKARGYKQGHFSFNVEGGRCEICQGEGQVTVEMQFMADIHLTCEGCGGRRFKQEILDVKFKERDIAEVLDLTVDEALEFFRGQAAIINKLQPLQEVGLGYITLGQSSSSLSGGEAQRVKLASFLAKGSGANSGGILFIFDEPTTGLHFHDISKLLRSINALVEQGNTAVIIEHNMEMIKSADWIIDLGPEGGENGGKLEFAGTPEEMAKLAERNHTAKYLKEKL, encoded by the coding sequence ATGAAGCAATTAACTGCAGTTACCCCTGCCCCCGATATACTCGATAACCTCGATCCGCGCCAGTACATTATTATAAAAGGCGCCAAAGTAAACAACCTCAAAAATCTGAGCGTAGCCATACCCCGCAACAAGCTGGTGGTGGTTACGGGTGTTTCCGGCTCGGGCAAATCTTCCCTGGCTTTCGATACACTTTTTGCCGAAGGCCAGCGCATGTATGTAGAGAGCCTTAGCAGCTACGCCCGCCAGTTCCTGGGCCGTATGGAAAAGCCGGAGGTGGAGTACATCCGCGGTGTTTCGCCGGCCATTGCCATTGAGCAAAAGGTGAGCACCAAAAACCCACGCTCTACCGTTGGCACCACCACCGAGATTTACGACTACCTGAAGCTGCTCTATGCCCGCATTGGCCATACCTACTCACCCGTTAGTGGACAGGAGGTGCAGCGCGATACCGTTACCAGCGTGGTTGATTACATTAACCGCCTGCCGGAAGGCACCCGCATTATGGTGCTGTGCCCTTTTGTACGCCACCCTGAGCGCAGCCTTGTTGCCGATTTAAAGGTGCTGCTTAGTAAAGGCTACACCCGTATCATCGCCAACGGCGAAACTACTTTTATCGAAGACCTGCTGGAGAAGCCCGAAAAAGAGCTTGCTCAGATGCAGTTCGATCTGCTGATTGATCGTGCTGCGGTAGACCCGGGCGACGAAGACCTGCAGTTTCGCCTGGCAGACTCTGTGCAAACAGCCTTTTTCGAAAGCCACGGCGACTGTATTATTGAAATTCCTGGCGCAGGGCTACCTGGCGCCGGGCACCCGGGCGCGGAGGCACCAACAGAAGCAAGAAAGCAATTCTCTGACCGCTTTGAGCTGGATGGCATCCAGTTTGAGGAGCCCAGTGTAAACCTCTTTACCTTCAATAACCCTTACGGTGCCTGTAAAACCTGTGAGGGCTTTGGCCAGATACTGGGCATCGATCCCGACCTGGTGATTCCCGATAAAAGCCTTAGCGTATACGAAGGTGCCATCGCACCCTGGCGCAGCGAGGGCAAGCGCGAGGACTGGCTGCAGCCCCTGCTTAAGAACGGCATCCGTTTCGATTTCCCCATACACCGCCCCTACAATGAGCTTTCGCCCGAAGAACAGCAGCTGCTCTGGGATGGTAATAATTACTTCGACGGCATCAACCGCTTCTTTAAATGGGTAAATACCCAAATGCACAAGGTGCAGTACAGGGTGCTCCTTAGCCGCTACCGCGGCCGCACAGTATGCCCGGAATGCAGGGGTACCCGCTTGCGCAAAGATGCCCATTATGTAAAACTCGGGGTGCAGCCCGGGCAGGATCCCAAAACCGGCAAAAGCGTAGCCGACCTGGTACTGATGCCTGTGGGCAAGCTGAAAGCTTTTTTTGATGAGCTGCAGCTGCCACCGCATGAGCAAAAGATAGCCGAACGCCTGAAGAAAGAAGTAACCAACCGTCTGGATTACCTGATCCATGTAGGGCTGGAATATCTTACCCTGAACCGGGTAGCCAACACACTTTCCGGTGGCGAGTTTCAGCGCATCAAGCTGAGCACCTCGCTCGGTTCTGCGCTGGTAGGTTCCATGTATATCCTGGATGAGCCTTCCATCGGCCTTCACCCCCGCGATACCACACGCCTGGTAAGCGTACTGGAGTTACTACGTAACCTAGGTAACACTGTTATTGTGGTGGAGCACGAGGAGGAAGTAATGCGTACGGCCGATCAGATCATTGATATTGGTCCCGATGCAGGTACGCATGGTGGCGAGCTGGTCTTTCAGGGAACGCTGGAGGAGCTGATGGAGCATGGCCAGACCCATACTGCCCGCTACCTGAGCGGCAAGGAGTCCATTCAGGTACCTAGGCACCGTCGCCAGTGGCGCAACAGCATCTGGCTGCGCGGCTGCCGCGAGAACAACCTCAGGAACATCGATGTGCAGATACCCCTGGAGGTGGTCACCTGCATTACGGGTGTTTCCGGCTCGGGCAAAAGTACCCTGGTGAAGAAGATCCTCTATCCTTCCGTGGGCAAGCTGTTAGGCTCTGTCTCTGAGGCCACGGGCAAGTTCGATAAGCTGGAGGGCGATTACAAAAAAGTAACCCAGGTAGAGTTTGTAGACCAGAACCCGATCGGCAAGAGTAGCCGCTCTAACCCGGTAACCTATGTTAAAGCCTACGACGCCATCCGCTCCCTCTATGCCGATCAGGCACTTTCCAAGGCCCGTGGCTATAAGCAGGGACACTTCAGCTTTAACGTAGAGGGCGGCCGCTGCGAGATCTGCCAGGGCGAAGGACAGGTAACTGTAGAAATGCAGTTCATGGCCGATATCCACCTTACCTGCGAAGGCTGCGGTGGCCGCAGGTTCAAGCAGGAGATCCTGGATGTGAAGTTTAAGGAACGCGATATTGCCGAAGTGCTGGACCTGACCGTTGACGAAGCCCTTGAATTCTTCAGGGGGCAGGCAGCCATCATCAACAAGCTGCAGCCGCTGCAGGAAGTAGGTCTCGGTTATATTACCCTGGGCCAAAGCTCCAGCAGCTTATCCGGTGGTGAAGCGCAGCGCGTAAAGCTGGCTTCCTTCCTGGCAAAAGGCAGCGGCGCCAACAGTGGTGGTATTCTCTTCATTTTCGACGAACCTACTACCGGCCTGCACTTCCATGACATCAGCAAGCTGCTGCGCTCCATCAATGCACTGGTAGAACAGGGCAATACGGCCGTGATCATTGAGCACAACATGGAAATGATCAAAAGCGCCGACTGGATCATAGACCTGGGTCCCGAAGGCGGCGAAAACGGCGGCAAGCTCGAATTCGCCGGCACCCCCGAAGAAATGGCCAAACTGGCCGAGAGGAACCATACCGCAAAGTATCTGAAGGAGAAGTTGTAG
- a CDS encoding ECF subfamily RNA polymerase sigma-70 factor (COG1595 DNA-directed RNA polymerase specialized sigma subunit, sigma24 homolog) — translation MRKNGLNDSELVLSYKNGNEEAFKTLVERHKSRIYTAVYLIVKDAEIAEDLLQDSFVKAINTIQSGRYNEEGKFLPWILRIAHNLAIDYFRKQKRYPVINMEYTNPVFNTVEFSEGTYEDEQIRQETHNLLYQLIAELPDAQRDVLIRRHFMQMSFQEIADATGVSINTALGRMRYALINLRKKMESNNIAYDQNLYPG, via the coding sequence ATGAGGAAAAATGGATTGAACGATAGCGAATTAGTGCTGTCGTACAAAAATGGCAACGAAGAGGCTTTTAAGACACTCGTCGAGCGTCATAAGTCGAGGATTTATACGGCTGTTTACCTGATTGTGAAGGATGCCGAGATAGCAGAAGATCTTTTACAGGATTCCTTCGTAAAAGCTATCAACACCATACAATCAGGTCGTTATAATGAGGAGGGTAAGTTCCTTCCGTGGATATTGCGCATCGCGCACAACCTGGCTATAGACTACTTCCGAAAGCAGAAGCGGTATCCTGTGATCAACATGGAGTATACCAACCCTGTTTTTAATACGGTGGAGTTCTCCGAAGGCACCTATGAGGATGAACAAATCCGGCAAGAAACGCACAACCTGTTGTATCAGCTCATTGCAGAGCTACCAGATGCACAGCGAGATGTTTTAATACGCCGGCATTTCATGCAAATGAGCTTTCAGGAGATTGCCGATGCAACCGGAGTAAGCATTAACACCGCGCTGGGTCGTATGCGATATGCGCTTATCAATCTTAGAAAAAAGATGGAGAGCAATAATATCGCCTATGATCAAAACCTTTACCCCGGATGA